The Burkholderia cepacia ATCC 25416 genome includes a window with the following:
- a CDS encoding aldo/keto reductase has product MEMRELGRSGPRVSALALGCMGMSDFYGPADRAESIATLHAALDHGITMLDTGDFYGMGDNEMLIRDALRGRARDQVLISVKFGALRDPAGGFAGYDARPAAIRNFVAYSLKRLGTDYIDIYRPARVDPAVPIEETIGAIADLVKAGYVRHVGLSEAGVDTIRRAAAVAPISDLQIEHSLLSRGIEAGILPACRELGIGVTAYGVLSRGLLGGRWSTARQGERDFRAASPRFQGENLAHNLALVDALRAIADEKGSNPAQVAIAWVLSRGGDIVPLIGARKRTQLQDALQAVEMQLTVDDIMRIEAAVPAGAAAGERYPAAQMAHLDSEQGRGTFHGD; this is encoded by the coding sequence ATGGAGATGCGTGAACTGGGCCGGTCGGGCCCGCGGGTATCGGCGCTCGCGCTGGGCTGCATGGGGATGTCGGACTTCTACGGGCCGGCCGATCGCGCCGAGAGCATCGCGACGCTGCACGCGGCGCTCGACCACGGCATCACGATGCTCGACACCGGCGATTTCTACGGAATGGGCGACAACGAGATGCTGATCCGCGATGCGCTGCGCGGCCGGGCACGCGACCAGGTGCTGATCAGCGTGAAATTCGGCGCGCTGCGCGATCCGGCCGGCGGGTTTGCGGGCTACGACGCGCGGCCGGCGGCGATCCGCAACTTCGTCGCGTACTCGCTGAAACGGCTCGGCACCGACTACATCGACATCTACCGGCCGGCGCGCGTCGATCCGGCGGTGCCGATCGAGGAGACGATCGGCGCGATCGCCGATCTCGTGAAGGCCGGGTACGTGCGCCATGTCGGCCTGTCGGAAGCCGGCGTCGACACGATCCGCCGCGCGGCGGCCGTCGCGCCGATCTCCGACCTGCAGATCGAACATTCGCTGCTGTCGCGCGGTATCGAGGCCGGGATCCTGCCCGCGTGCCGCGAACTCGGGATCGGCGTGACGGCCTACGGCGTGCTGTCGCGCGGGCTGCTCGGCGGGCGCTGGAGCACGGCGCGGCAGGGCGAGCGCGATTTCCGCGCGGCGAGCCCGCGCTTCCAGGGCGAGAACCTCGCGCACAACCTCGCGCTCGTCGACGCGCTGCGTGCCATCGCCGACGAGAAGGGCAGCAATCCCGCGCAGGTCGCGATCGCGTGGGTGCTGTCGCGCGGCGGCGATATCGTGCCGCTGATCGGCGCGCGCAAGCGCACGCAGCTTCAGGACGCGCTGCAGGCGGTCGAGATGCAACTAACGGTCGATGACATCATGCGCATCGAAGCGGCGGTTCCCGCCGGGGCGGCTGCCGGTGAGCGTTATCCGGCCGCACAGATGGCTCACCTCGACAGCGAGCAGGGACGGGGGACATTTCACGGGGACTGA
- a CDS encoding sulfite exporter TauE/SafE family protein, whose protein sequence is MHIHTLTIVAVVFLLAGAVKGMIGLGLPTIAMGLLTLAMPPSAAASLLLVPSFITNVWQLWLGPSFGPLLRRLWPLLAGLTIGTLTGGLPALAAGSTWTHAALGVVLILYGLWGLAAARLPAPGRHEKWLSAVVGYLTGVVTASTGVFVVPAVPYLQALRLSKDDLIQALGLSFTASTIVLGLQLRVTGALETVDLGVSALALVPALAGMAGGQYARRVMSEKVFKRCFFVGLIALGAYMAASGWR, encoded by the coding sequence ATGCACATTCATACGCTGACGATCGTCGCGGTGGTTTTCCTGCTGGCCGGCGCGGTCAAGGGAATGATCGGGCTCGGCCTGCCGACCATCGCGATGGGCTTGCTGACGCTCGCGATGCCGCCGTCGGCCGCCGCGAGCCTGCTGCTCGTGCCGTCGTTCATCACCAACGTGTGGCAGTTGTGGCTCGGCCCGTCGTTCGGGCCGCTGCTGCGCCGGCTGTGGCCGCTGCTCGCCGGTCTGACGATCGGCACGCTGACGGGCGGGCTGCCCGCGCTCGCGGCCGGCAGCACCTGGACGCATGCGGCGCTCGGCGTGGTGCTGATCCTCTACGGGCTGTGGGGGCTCGCCGCCGCGCGGCTGCCCGCGCCGGGGCGCCACGAAAAATGGCTGTCGGCCGTGGTCGGCTACCTGACGGGTGTCGTGACGGCCTCGACCGGCGTGTTCGTCGTGCCGGCCGTGCCGTACCTGCAGGCGCTGCGGCTGTCGAAGGACGACCTGATCCAGGCGCTCGGGCTGTCGTTCACCGCGTCGACGATCGTGCTCGGCCTGCAGTTGCGCGTGACGGGTGCGCTGGAGACGGTCGATCTCGGCGTGTCGGCGCTCGCGCTCGTGCCGGCGCTGGCGGGTATGGCCGGCGGGCAGTATGCGCGGCGCGTGATGAGCGAGAAGGTCTTCAAGCGCTGCTTCTTCGTCGGGCTGATCGCGCTCGGCGCGTACATGGCGGCTTCGGGGTGGCGGTGA
- a CDS encoding LysR substrate-binding domain-containing protein, giving the protein MRFDLTDLRLFLNICEAGTITSGAERTHITLQAASERIRGMEDELGVPLLHRTKSGAQATDAGRALEHHARTVLQQIDHMRGELQQYGQGLRGHIRLLCNTASLSEYLPDALADYLPHHPKLSISVEERSSQEIVHAIRNKTAEVGIVADSVGLGGLEQKPFREDWLIVVVPAAHPLASHDKVAFDTIADADFIGLTDGSALQVHLADQARALGKRIRYRVQLKSFDAICRVIASGVGIGIVSRHAAERAMQTMDVRLVELSDPWSHRRLKLCARSFDALPKYTREFVAFLSGETAPR; this is encoded by the coding sequence ATGCGCTTCGACCTGACCGACCTGCGGCTCTTCCTGAACATCTGCGAGGCCGGCACGATCACGAGCGGCGCCGAGCGGACCCACATCACGCTGCAGGCCGCGAGCGAGCGCATCCGCGGCATGGAGGACGAGCTCGGCGTACCGCTGCTGCACCGGACCAAGTCGGGCGCGCAGGCCACCGACGCAGGCCGCGCGCTCGAACACCACGCGCGCACCGTGCTGCAGCAGATCGACCACATGCGCGGCGAACTGCAGCAATACGGCCAGGGGCTGCGCGGGCATATCCGGCTGCTGTGCAACACGGCGTCGCTGAGCGAATACCTGCCCGACGCGCTGGCCGACTACCTGCCGCATCATCCGAAGCTGTCGATCAGCGTCGAGGAGCGCTCGAGCCAGGAGATCGTGCATGCGATCCGCAACAAGACGGCCGAGGTCGGCATCGTCGCCGATTCGGTCGGCCTCGGCGGGCTCGAACAGAAGCCGTTCCGCGAGGACTGGCTGATCGTCGTCGTGCCGGCCGCGCACCCGCTCGCGTCACACGACAAGGTCGCATTCGACACGATCGCCGACGCCGACTTCATCGGCCTCACCGACGGCAGCGCACTGCAGGTGCATCTCGCCGACCAGGCACGCGCGCTCGGCAAGCGGATCCGCTACCGCGTGCAGTTGAAGAGCTTCGATGCGATCTGCCGCGTGATCGCCAGCGGCGTGGGCATCGGCATCGTGTCGCGCCATGCGGCCGAACGGGCGATGCAGACAATGGACGTGCGGCTCGTCGAGCTGTCCGATCCATGGAGCCACCGCCGCCTGAAGCTGTGCGCGCGGTCGTTCGACGCGCTGCCGAAGTACACGCGCGAATTCGTCGCGTTCCTGTCCGGCGAAACCGCGCCAAGGTGA
- a CDS encoding peptidoglycan DD-metalloendopeptidase family protein: MKSHEIHRHAAWLPGLAAVLVMAGCASTQSVPPSDTLAAQSLPSSPPAVAPAAATPPPAPILVAQKYVVKRGDTLTGIASANGCSIADLRTWNKLGANGRLRMGQVLRIVRQQPLPPPGAAGVQVAASSAASNGAGSSPASAQATASTASDRQVVKETKRHAGGVALKWPANGKIVDGFRPGQNRGIQIAGRPGDPVRAAADGRVMYAGTGLNDYGSLIIVQHNADFLTAYAHNRKLLVKTGDIVRQGDEIAEMGDLDNSRVALLFEVRRDGKPVNPMPYLPSSQG, from the coding sequence ATGAAATCGCACGAGATTCACCGTCACGCGGCGTGGCTGCCGGGCCTGGCCGCCGTGCTCGTCATGGCCGGTTGTGCAAGCACGCAGTCCGTTCCGCCGAGCGACACGCTGGCGGCACAGTCGTTACCGTCGAGCCCGCCGGCCGTTGCGCCGGCGGCTGCCACCCCGCCTCCCGCGCCGATTCTCGTCGCGCAGAAGTACGTCGTGAAGCGCGGTGACACGCTGACGGGCATCGCGTCCGCGAACGGCTGCAGCATTGCCGACCTGCGCACCTGGAACAAGCTCGGCGCGAACGGCAGGCTGCGCATGGGGCAGGTGCTGCGCATCGTCAGGCAGCAGCCGTTGCCGCCGCCGGGCGCGGCCGGCGTGCAGGTGGCCGCCTCGTCGGCTGCGAGCAATGGCGCGGGGAGCAGCCCGGCATCGGCGCAGGCCACCGCGTCGACCGCGAGCGACCGTCAGGTCGTCAAGGAAACGAAGCGGCATGCAGGCGGTGTCGCGCTCAAGTGGCCCGCCAACGGCAAGATCGTCGACGGGTTCCGGCCGGGGCAGAACCGCGGCATCCAGATCGCCGGCCGGCCGGGCGACCCGGTCCGCGCCGCGGCCGACGGCCGCGTGATGTACGCCGGCACCGGCCTGAACGATTACGGCAGCCTGATCATCGTCCAGCACAACGCGGATTTCCTGACCGCCTATGCGCACAACCGCAAGCTGCTCGTGAAGACGGGCGACATCGTGCGCCAGGGCGACGAGATAGCCGAGATGGGCGACCTCGACAACTCGCGCGTCGCGTTGCTGTTCGAAGTGCGGCGCGACGGCAAGCCGGTCAATCCGATGCCGTACCTGCCTTCGTCGCAAGGGTGA
- the bla gene encoding class A beta-lactamase, protein MEHSPTRRSLLLAAVAAPFVAACTSAPVADQGRAHAAQAELTALEKASNGRLGVAALDTSNGVRIAHHARERFPLCGTYAVVAAAAMLARGSLDASLLPRRILYRRYEIVSGSPVTESHVDTGMTIEQLCVAMLQSGDKGAGNLLMGVLGGPQAVTSFARASGDTSFRLDHWEPELTHAAPGDERDTSTPVAMIDTLQRLVLGNTLPEPQRAQLTEWMVGGARGATGIAAGVPPGWRIADKAGTGGYGTTTDVAVLWPPSRAPIVMAVSFTQPQAAAAARADVVASAARIVAGALTATA, encoded by the coding sequence ATGGAACACTCTCCGACACGCCGCTCGCTGTTGCTTGCCGCCGTGGCCGCGCCGTTCGTGGCCGCGTGCACTTCCGCGCCGGTCGCCGACCAGGGGCGCGCCCACGCCGCCCAGGCCGAATTGACCGCGCTCGAGAAGGCGTCGAATGGCCGGCTCGGTGTCGCCGCGCTCGATACGTCGAACGGCGTGCGCATCGCGCACCACGCGCGCGAACGCTTCCCGCTGTGCGGCACGTATGCGGTCGTCGCGGCCGCCGCGATGCTCGCGCGCGGCTCGCTCGACGCGTCGCTGCTGCCGCGCCGGATTCTTTACCGCCGCTATGAAATCGTGTCGGGCTCGCCGGTCACGGAAAGCCACGTCGACACGGGCATGACGATCGAGCAGCTGTGCGTGGCGATGCTGCAGTCGGGCGACAAGGGGGCCGGCAACCTGCTGATGGGCGTGCTGGGCGGCCCGCAGGCCGTCACGTCGTTCGCGCGCGCGAGCGGCGACACGTCGTTCCGCCTCGATCACTGGGAACCCGAACTGACTCACGCGGCGCCCGGCGACGAGCGGGACACGTCGACACCGGTCGCGATGATCGACACGCTGCAGCGGCTGGTGCTCGGCAATACGCTGCCCGAACCGCAGCGCGCGCAACTGACGGAATGGATGGTCGGCGGCGCGCGCGGCGCGACCGGCATCGCGGCGGGCGTGCCGCCCGGCTGGCGCATCGCGGACAAGGCCGGCACGGGCGGTTACGGCACGACGACCGACGTCGCGGTGCTGTGGCCGCCGTCGCGTGCGCCGATCGTGATGGCCGTGTCGTTCACGCAGCCGCAAGCCGCGGCGGCGGCCCGCGCGGACGTCGTCGCGTCGGCGGCGCGCATCGTGGCGGGCGCGCTCACCGCGACGGCCTAG
- a CDS encoding LysR substrate-binding domain-containing protein: protein MHRLPPLHALQIFSTVARHRSFTRAAEQLCVTQGAVSRQIQTLEAHYGFPLFKRHAKGLTLTAEGEQLLPVVNESFARIEDISMKLTRQRTDLALKVPTCVMRWMLPRIMRFQDEHPDLHVQITTAWQHVVDFSTEPFDAAIVYGTSPGAGVFALPLFDERLTPVCAPELRQTSPLDSVGDLVRHTLLHPTRDHRDWRAWLDYAGERGVDPARGPTFDTLDLATNAAMQGLGVAVGDVTLVDDDVSARRLERPFDLVLETGARYFFVYPENIGNQQKIRAFSDWIARHRD from the coding sequence ATGCACCGACTTCCGCCCCTGCACGCACTGCAGATCTTCTCGACGGTGGCCCGCCACCGCAGCTTCACCCGCGCGGCCGAGCAGCTGTGCGTCACGCAAGGGGCGGTGAGCCGGCAGATCCAGACGCTCGAGGCGCATTACGGCTTTCCGCTGTTCAAGCGGCATGCGAAGGGCCTCACGCTGACGGCGGAAGGCGAGCAGTTGCTGCCGGTCGTCAACGAGAGCTTTGCGCGGATCGAGGACATCTCGATGAAGCTCACGCGGCAGCGCACCGATCTCGCGCTGAAAGTGCCGACCTGCGTGATGCGCTGGATGCTGCCGCGCATCATGCGCTTCCAGGACGAGCATCCCGATCTCCACGTGCAGATCACGACCGCGTGGCAGCACGTCGTCGATTTCTCGACCGAGCCGTTCGACGCGGCGATCGTCTACGGCACGTCGCCGGGCGCGGGCGTGTTCGCGCTGCCGCTGTTCGACGAGCGGCTGACGCCCGTCTGCGCGCCCGAATTGCGGCAGACGTCGCCGCTCGACTCGGTCGGCGACCTGGTGCGTCACACGTTGCTGCATCCGACCCGCGACCATCGCGACTGGCGCGCCTGGCTCGATTACGCGGGCGAGCGCGGCGTCGATCCCGCGCGCGGGCCGACGTTCGACACGCTCGATCTCGCGACGAACGCGGCGATGCAGGGCTTGGGCGTCGCGGTCGGCGACGTGACGCTCGTCGACGACGACGTCAGCGCGCGCCGGCTCGAACGACCGTTCGACCTCGTGCTCGAGACGGGCGCGCGCTACTTCTTCGTCTATCCCGAGAACATCGGCAACCAGCAGAAGATCCGCGCGTTCAGCGACTGGATCGCGCGCCACCGCGACTGA
- a CDS encoding GlsB/YeaQ/YmgE family stress response membrane protein, protein MLQFIETLVVGLIVGLLARALKPGDDKMGILMTAVLGIVGSLIAGYVGRAAGWYSPGQGAGWIASIVGAIVLLVIVGAVRKRMN, encoded by the coding sequence ATGCTGCAATTCATCGAAACCCTGGTCGTCGGGCTCATCGTCGGCCTCCTCGCCCGCGCGCTCAAGCCCGGCGACGACAAGATGGGCATCCTGATGACCGCCGTGCTCGGCATCGTCGGCTCGCTGATCGCCGGCTACGTCGGCCGCGCCGCCGGCTGGTACTCGCCGGGCCAGGGCGCGGGCTGGATCGCGTCGATCGTCGGCGCGATCGTGCTGCTCGTGATCGTCGGCGCGGTACGCAAGCGCATGAACTGA
- a CDS encoding ABC transporter ATP-binding protein, whose product MIDVDHASIRFPTRTGHVDAVRDASFAVRDGEVFGLVGESGSGKSTLLRALTGLVPLASGSLSIDGRPVGGTPDRAFRRHVQMVFQDPYASLHPRFTVDQTLREPLSIHGMSDTDARIARALSEVGLGPAFRFRYPHQLSGGQRQRVAIARALIVEPRVLLLDEPTSALDVSVQAEILNLLRRLHRERNLTMILVSHNLAVIGFLCQRVAVMQQGEIVEQLRIEDVRAGQVARDYTRTLLNATEGYRRLEPAPGAPAA is encoded by the coding sequence ATGATCGACGTCGATCACGCATCGATCCGTTTCCCGACCCGCACGGGTCACGTCGACGCCGTGCGCGACGCGAGCTTCGCGGTGCGCGACGGCGAGGTGTTCGGGCTCGTCGGCGAATCGGGTTCCGGCAAGTCGACGCTGCTGCGCGCGCTGACGGGCCTCGTGCCGCTCGCGTCCGGCAGCCTGTCGATCGACGGCCGGCCGGTCGGCGGCACGCCCGATCGTGCGTTTCGCCGCCACGTCCAGATGGTGTTCCAGGACCCGTACGCGTCGCTGCATCCGCGCTTCACGGTCGACCAGACGCTGCGCGAACCGCTGTCGATCCACGGCATGAGCGACACCGATGCGCGCATCGCCCGCGCGCTGTCCGAGGTCGGCCTCGGCCCCGCGTTCCGGTTTCGTTATCCGCACCAGTTGTCGGGCGGCCAGCGGCAGCGCGTCGCGATCGCGCGCGCGCTGATCGTCGAGCCGCGCGTGCTGCTGCTCGACGAACCGACGTCCGCGCTCGACGTGTCGGTGCAGGCCGAGATCCTGAACCTGCTGCGCCGCCTGCATCGCGAACGCAACCTGACGATGATCCTCGTCAGCCACAACCTCGCGGTGATCGGCTTCCTGTGCCAGCGCGTCGCCGTGATGCAGCAGGGCGAGATCGTCGAGCAGCTCCGGATCGAGGACGTGCGCGCCGGGCAGGTGGCGCGCGACTATACGCGCACGCTGCTGAATGCAACCGAAGGCTATCGTCGTCTCGAGCCTGCGCCGGGCGCGCCGGCCGCGTGA
- a CDS encoding ABC transporter ATP-binding protein has translation MPMNPAPTPAPLCEIDGLKIGFRGHDGTVTDAVRDLSLTLAPGERLGIVGESGSGKSLTGRALLGLLPDAARWSARTMRFAGHDLLAMSPRERRRLCGSQMGMILQDPKYSLNPVMTVAKQMGEAFRLHEPGLRGRALRERIVDALAAVQIRDPARVADAYPHELSGGMGQRVMIAMMVSTGPRLLIADEPTSALDVAVSMQVLAVLDAMIARHDTGLMFISHDLPLVMSFCDRVAVMYAGRVVETCAARDLRNASHPYTRGLLAANPPLANPPDELPVLRRDPAWLEPAPPAGTPADRQEAAR, from the coding sequence ATGCCGATGAACCCCGCCCCCACGCCCGCGCCGCTGTGCGAGATCGACGGCCTGAAGATCGGCTTTCGCGGGCACGACGGCACCGTCACCGATGCCGTGCGCGACCTGTCGCTGACGCTCGCGCCCGGCGAACGCCTCGGCATCGTCGGCGAATCGGGCTCCGGCAAATCGCTGACGGGCCGCGCGCTGCTCGGCCTGCTGCCCGACGCCGCGCGCTGGTCGGCGCGCACGATGCGCTTCGCGGGCCACGACCTGCTCGCGATGTCGCCGCGCGAACGCCGGCGGCTGTGCGGCAGCCAGATGGGCATGATCCTGCAGGACCCGAAATATTCGCTGAACCCGGTGATGACGGTCGCCAAGCAGATGGGCGAAGCGTTCCGGCTGCACGAACCCGGGCTGCGCGGCCGCGCGCTGCGCGAGCGGATCGTCGATGCACTCGCGGCCGTGCAGATCCGCGACCCGGCGCGCGTCGCCGATGCGTATCCGCACGAGCTGTCGGGCGGCATGGGCCAGCGCGTGATGATCGCGATGATGGTGTCGACCGGCCCGCGCCTGCTGATCGCCGACGAGCCGACCTCCGCGCTCGACGTCGCCGTGTCGATGCAGGTGCTCGCGGTGCTCGACGCGATGATCGCGCGCCACGACACGGGCCTGATGTTCATCAGCCACGACCTGCCGCTCGTGATGTCGTTCTGCGATCGCGTCGCGGTGATGTACGCGGGCCGCGTGGTCGAAACCTGCGCCGCGCGCGACCTGCGCAACGCTTCCCATCCCTATACGCGCGGGCTGCTCGCGGCGAACCCGCCGCTCGCGAACCCGCCGGACGAACTGCCCGTGCTGCGGCGCGATCCGGCGTGGCTCGAACCCGCGCCGCCCGCCGGCACGCCCGCCGATCGACAGGAGGCCGCACGATGA
- the nikC gene encoding nickel transporter permease has protein sequence MNAERLTLRAWLLSDAPASRSQAALGLAYRRWRRFAGNPLNLFGLAILVALIVVAIVGPLIMPHDPLRQVLSDRLLPPGSPSHWLGTDQLGRDILSRLIAGSRLTLGIALLVVVIVVPIGLAIGTTAGYCGGFVDSVLMRITDIALAFPKIVLALAFAAALGPGVINAVVAISITAWPAYARLARAETIRIAQADFIHAARLQGASGPRILLRYIVPLCMSSVIVRATLDMAGIILTVAGLGFLGLGAQPPSPEWGFMVASGRNVLLDAWWVATLPGCAILLVSLAFNLLGDGLRDVFDPRHGA, from the coding sequence ATGAACGCCGAGCGTCTCACGCTGCGCGCGTGGCTGCTGTCCGACGCACCCGCCTCGCGTTCGCAGGCCGCACTCGGCCTCGCGTATCGCCGCTGGCGCCGTTTCGCCGGCAACCCGCTCAACCTGTTCGGGCTCGCGATCCTCGTCGCGCTGATCGTCGTCGCGATCGTCGGCCCGCTGATCATGCCGCACGATCCGCTGCGCCAGGTGCTGTCCGACCGGCTGCTGCCGCCCGGCTCGCCGTCGCACTGGCTCGGCACCGACCAGCTCGGCCGCGACATCCTTTCGCGGCTGATCGCCGGTTCGCGCCTCACGCTCGGCATTGCGCTGCTCGTCGTCGTGATCGTCGTGCCGATCGGCCTCGCGATCGGCACGACGGCCGGCTATTGCGGCGGCTTCGTCGACAGCGTGCTGATGCGCATCACCGACATCGCGCTCGCGTTCCCGAAGATCGTGCTCGCGCTCGCATTCGCGGCCGCGCTCGGGCCCGGCGTGATCAACGCGGTCGTCGCGATCTCGATCACCGCGTGGCCCGCATATGCGCGGCTCGCGCGCGCGGAGACGATCCGCATCGCGCAGGCCGACTTCATCCACGCCGCCCGCCTGCAGGGCGCGTCGGGCCCGCGCATCCTGCTGCGCTACATCGTGCCGCTGTGCATGTCGTCGGTGATCGTGCGCGCGACGCTCGACATGGCCGGCATCATCCTGACCGTCGCGGGCCTCGGCTTCCTCGGCCTCGGCGCACAGCCGCCGAGCCCCGAGTGGGGCTTCATGGTCGCGTCGGGCCGCAACGTGCTGCTCGACGCGTGGTGGGTCGCGACGCTGCCCGGCTGCGCGATCCTGCTCGTGAGCCTCGCGTTCAACCTGCTCGGCGACGGGCTGCGCGATGTCTTCGATCCCCGCCATGGAGCGTGA
- a CDS encoding ABC transporter permease — translation MSTPASSLEALRTLPARRPAVRWALRVLRWTLTLAVTFAGLLALTFVIGRKVPIDPVLAILGDRASAEAYAAERIALGLDKPLVTQFLIYARDVLHGHLGMSLLTANPVLDDIKRVFPATLELATIATLIGIAIGVPLGVAAAVKHNRPIDHIARFVGLIGNSVPVFWLGLMGLLLFYARLHWVGGPGRLDPVYDGMVDPRTGSLLIDAALAGEWDVFRNAVSHIALPAAILGYYSVAYLSRMTRSFMLDQLSQEYIVTARAKGLPERRVIWRHAFGNIAVPLLTVIALTYSNLLEGSVLTEIVFAWPGLGSYLTGALLNADMNAVLGATLVIGAMFITVNLLTDALYRVFDPRAR, via the coding sequence ATGTCGACTCCCGCCTCCTCCCTCGAAGCCCTGCGCACGCTGCCCGCGCGGCGCCCGGCCGTGCGCTGGGCACTGCGCGTGCTGCGCTGGACGCTCACGCTCGCCGTCACGTTCGCGGGGCTGCTCGCGCTGACGTTCGTGATCGGCCGCAAGGTGCCGATCGACCCCGTGCTCGCGATCCTCGGCGATCGTGCGTCGGCCGAGGCATATGCGGCCGAACGCATCGCGCTCGGGCTCGACAAGCCGCTCGTCACGCAATTCCTGATCTATGCGCGCGATGTACTGCACGGCCATCTCGGCATGTCGCTGCTGACCGCAAACCCCGTGCTCGACGACATCAAGCGCGTATTCCCGGCCACGCTCGAACTGGCGACGATCGCGACGCTGATCGGCATCGCGATCGGCGTGCCGCTCGGCGTCGCGGCTGCCGTGAAGCACAACCGTCCGATCGATCATATCGCGCGCTTCGTCGGGCTGATCGGCAATTCGGTGCCGGTGTTCTGGCTCGGGCTGATGGGGCTGCTGCTGTTCTATGCGCGGCTGCACTGGGTCGGCGGGCCGGGCCGGCTCGATCCCGTGTACGACGGGATGGTCGATCCGCGCACCGGCAGCCTGCTGATCGACGCGGCGCTCGCGGGCGAATGGGACGTGTTCCGCAACGCGGTGTCGCACATCGCGCTGCCGGCCGCGATCCTCGGCTACTACTCGGTCGCGTATCTCAGCCGCATGACGCGCTCGTTCATGCTCGACCAGTTGAGCCAGGAATACATCGTCACCGCGCGCGCGAAGGGCTTGCCGGAGCGCCGCGTGATCTGGCGGCATGCGTTCGGCAACATCGCGGTGCCGCTGCTCACCGTGATCGCGCTCACGTACAGCAACCTGCTCGAAGGCTCGGTGCTGACCGAGATCGTGTTCGCGTGGCCGGGGCTCGGCTCGTACCTGACCGGCGCGCTGCTGAACGCCGACATGAACGCGGTGCTCGGCGCGACGCTCGTGATCGGCGCGATGTTCATCACCGTCAACCTGCTGACCGACGCGCTGTACCGCGTGTTCGATCCGCGTGCGCGCTGA